GTGGAAAAGTAACAGTAATTAGCTTACATAAGGTGGATAATCAGAGtgaattttctttatttaaatttactgTTTTAGAGAAAAGTGCACTTCACTTTGCCTTTGCAAACACCTTTGCCTCTTGCTTGCCTCTTGCCTAGGCTTCAGAATCCTTATCATGTGAGTTTGCTTTATGCCTTTTGCAACATTGATTTAAGTTTTCCTTTTAATATGTTCTTAACAAAAACCCTTTTTTGTATCTGATACAAGCAGTCCATGGCATGGAGTACGGATATGGAGCCCATGATTTCCCCGCTAGTGGGGTTTTCGAAGTGGAACCAAGGAGCTGTCCGGGTTTTATTTACAGATGTTCGATACCAATGGGTCGGACGAGTATGTCACAATCTGAATTTCGAACTTTTATTGAAAGGGTCGCGTCTGAGTATCATGGAGATACTTATCATCTCATCACTAAAAATTGCAATCATTTCTCATATGACATTTGCTATAGATTGACCGGCAAAAGAATCCCTGGATGGGTCAACCGTCTTGCCCGAGCTGGTATGTGCTCAGCTGCTGAAAGTTCTTCCATGCATGCTTTCCAATAGGTGTTTGATTGCCTTGATATTTATGTTGCACTGAAAATTTCTTTCTTGAAGATAAACTCGGTTTTATGGACATCTCATATTCCcgtatttaattcatttttcacCATGTGTTCTTAGTCTGAACGGAGAACTCATTTCTCTTTTAAATCACCATTATTGATGTTTGATTGGCTTTAGGCTAGTTGTGCATGTATTATTCGGATGCTCCATCTATTTTTCATTATAGAGCAGACAACTAGGAAACAGATCTTTTTTGACATAGCCATTACCATATGCTATGTGCtttaagaggaaaaaaaaatactgtTGTAAAGCATTACATGCTGAGGCTTTTGTTTCTGATATTTACGTTTCATCTCTTTGACACCAAGAATGATCATTTAGCCTTGACCCACCAGATGAACTGCTCATGACAGATGATACTAGCTGAAATGAACATTGTCTATATAATATCGTATATGAGCATTGCCGTTTCCATTCATGATTAGGATGAGCTTTTCTTCTTTTAGTCTTTTATAACAATGATGTCAGGCTTCATAGCATGATCAACAACATTCGATTTGGCTGCGTTTCAGGTGCCGTATGTAGCTGCTTGCTTCCTGAAAGCCTGCAAGTAACAACTGTAAAACAGTCACCCGAGTACTACGAATGCGTAGGTATATCACTAAGTAGTCTCTTGAAAGTAGAGATTATCAAATTCGACCTAACCCACAAGCTCGGGCCAAGATGGCTCAAAAGCTAGGGATTTTGGCCTGCAGGCTGATCTATGTGACCTGTTATTTAAGGACAAAGTAACTGTTTTAAGTAGCTAATGAGTTTTATATGGAATTCAGAAGACGGGATGGAATCATCTTCAGCAGGCACACATGAACACACGGAAAGTGAAGATACTGATCAAGACAAGGTTGTGCTGCTATCACCGAGACCCAGATGTTCCGACGTTTCCTTTATCAAGGAAATGGAAGAAGAAAAATGAATTAGTTTCCGTTAGCTTTTTAGAAGACTGCTTCTTGTTCATGGATTTTTTCGACAGACAAAGTTGAAGCAAGCTACTGAAGAGACTTCTACTCGAGAAGCTCGTGTAGTctctatttttaatgttttcaaaaactattatcctttttgtaatttttggcGTTTACCTTGTTGGTGTTGTATCGTTGTCACTTGTGATCGTT
This genomic stretch from Amaranthus tricolor cultivar Red isolate AtriRed21 chromosome 9, ASM2621246v1, whole genome shotgun sequence harbors:
- the LOC130824054 gene encoding deSI-like protein At4g17486, producing the protein MESSSKSNGGFETPVVLNVYDLTPLNNYTYWFGFGIFHSGIEVHGMEYGYGAHDFPASGVFEVEPRSCPGFIYRCSIPMGRTSMSQSEFRTFIERVASEYHGDTYHLITKNCNHFSYDICYRLTGKRIPGWVNRLARAGAVCSCLLPESLQVTTVKQSPEYYECVEDGMESSSAGTHEHTESEDTDQDKVVLLSPRPRCSDVSFIKEMEEEK